A region from the Candidatus Magasanikbacteria bacterium genome encodes:
- a CDS encoding DNA recombination protein RmuC, which produces MEVLLTVGFVVLLIICVGLAIILHKQTKKSGGNNEQVFSMLQNQIQELNRTLDTKIGESNKSISDSQKHLHNTIQLQFGQSSKIIGEVSERLTKLDETNKQVVGFAQQLQSLENILKNPKQRGILGEYFLETTLKNVLPPNSYKMQYKFKDGNIVDAAIFLPNNKIVPVDSKFSLENYNRLVVEKDPTRKLQWEKQLKQDLKNRIDETAKYIKPSEDTMDFALMFIPSEGIYYDLLISTVGAVDTHDLIEYAFNKKHVIIVSPTNFYAYLQTIMQGMRALKIEESAKEIRKNVEKLRKHLVTYEDQMRKLGGHMQTSVNFYNRSYKEFGKIDKDVMKITGAEKMLDDVPQLDGVQVDD; this is translated from the coding sequence ATGGAAGTTTTACTAACTGTTGGTTTCGTTGTCTTACTAATTATTTGTGTAGGTTTAGCAATAATTCTACATAAACAAACAAAAAAAAGTGGTGGAAACAACGAACAAGTCTTCTCAATGCTTCAAAATCAAATACAGGAACTAAATAGAACTTTAGACACAAAAATAGGTGAGTCGAACAAATCTATAAGCGATTCACAAAAACACCTTCACAACACAATTCAACTACAATTTGGGCAAAGTTCAAAGATAATTGGCGAGGTTTCCGAGAGGCTCACAAAACTGGACGAGACAAATAAGCAAGTGGTTGGGTTTGCACAACAACTCCAAAGCTTGGAAAATATTCTAAAAAACCCAAAACAAAGGGGGATACTGGGCGAATATTTCTTGGAAACAACCTTAAAAAATGTTTTACCTCCAAATTCATATAAAATGCAGTATAAATTTAAAGATGGAAATATTGTTGATGCTGCGATTTTTTTGCCAAACAACAAGATTGTACCGGTAGACTCCAAATTTAGCCTAGAAAACTATAATAGACTAGTTGTGGAGAAAGATCCAACGCGTAAACTTCAATGGGAGAAGCAACTTAAACAAGATTTGAAAAATAGAATCGATGAAACTGCAAAATATATTAAACCGTCTGAAGACACTATGGATTTTGCTTTGATGTTTATTCCGTCCGAAGGAATTTATTACGATTTACTAATTAGTACAGTTGGAGCTGTGGATACTCACGATTTGATTGAATATGCTTTCAATAAAAAACATGTGATAATAGTGTCGCCAACAAACTTTTATGCTTATTTGCAAACCATAATGCAAGGAATGCGCGCACTGAAAATAGAAGAAAGTGCAAAAGAAATAAGAAAAAATGTAGAAAAGTTGAGAAAACATCTCGTAACTTACGAGGATCAAATGCGAAAATTGGGAGGGCATATGCAAACTTCTGTAAATTTTTACAATAGAAGTTACAAAGAATTTGGGAAAATAGATAAAGATGTAATGAAAATAACTGGCGCCGAAAAAATGTTAGACGATGTACCACAGTTAGATGGAGTACAGGTTGATGATTAG
- a CDS encoding MYG1 family protein encodes MTPANGKVGNFLRRKIKMSNDNNFVAATSTSTVMVGTHNGVFHADDVFSIASLRLALGEIKIIRTRNPEVLMECDIRVDVGGKDFPDNGDFDHHQRGGAGFRENGIPYASFGLIWKSFGLQISQGDKGVADLVERNLVMPVDAGDCGHTFYEVNGGGVLPNTISNMISSLNPSWQEEGLNFDACFKQAVEMAEVLLRREIVKAQGEVLARKVVREAISGAEDSRLVVLDRFCPWQEVVVTESDALFVLFPAPTGDWRIQCVPPTLGSFGKRKPLPEAWAGKRGEELAKMTGVVDAIFVHIGLFIGGAQSREGILRLAELALAAE; translated from the coding sequence ATGACACCCGCCAATGGTAAGGTGGGAAACTTCCTGAGGAGGAAGATTAAGATGAGCAACGACAATAATTTCGTCGCAGCCACCTCCACCTCCACCGTAATGGTGGGAACCCACAACGGCGTGTTTCACGCCGATGACGTATTCTCCATAGCCAGCCTTCGGCTGGCTCTCGGAGAAATAAAAATAATCAGGACCCGTAACCCGGAGGTCTTGATGGAGTGTGATATCCGGGTTGATGTCGGGGGAAAGGACTTCCCAGACAATGGTGATTTCGATCACCATCAAAGGGGAGGTGCGGGATTCCGTGAAAACGGAATTCCTTACGCATCGTTCGGGTTAATTTGGAAGTCTTTTGGACTCCAAATTAGCCAAGGCGACAAGGGGGTCGCCGACCTCGTAGAGAGGAATCTCGTAATGCCAGTTGATGCTGGAGATTGCGGGCACACTTTTTATGAGGTGAATGGAGGTGGTGTCCTGCCAAACACCATCTCCAACATGATCTCAAGTTTAAACCCTTCCTGGCAGGAGGAGGGTTTAAACTTCGACGCTTGCTTCAAGCAGGCGGTCGAAATGGCGGAGGTTCTCCTCCGTCGAGAGATCGTGAAAGCCCAGGGCGAGGTCCTCGCCCGGAAGGTGGTCCGTGAGGCCATCTCTGGTGCCGAGGACTCCCGACTCGTAGTCCTCGACCGCTTCTGCCCATGGCAGGAGGTGGTCGTGACCGAGTCGGACGCACTCTTCGTTCTTTTTCCGGCTCCGACCGGAGATTGGCGAATCCAGTGTGTACCCCCCACTTTGGGGAGCTTTGGAAAGCGCAAGCCGCTACCCGAGGCCTGGGCCGGAAAGCGAGGGGAGGAACTCGCCAAGATGACAGGGGTGGTAGATGCCATCTTTGTTCATATTGGTTTGTTCATCGGTGGGGCGCAATCCCGTGAGGGAATCTTGCGTCTCGCCGAGCTCGCCCTCGCCGCCGAATAG
- the rpsT gene encoding 30S ribosomal protein S20 — MPNKDNAKKALRQSIKRALRNKKVKIAYKEAVKNVDKAILAGSKDLTALVVKAQKKLDKAAKLNVISKNTAGRKVARLMRKMSKVKVAK; from the coding sequence ATGCCAAATAAAGATAATGCCAAAAAGGCACTAAGACAATCAATTAAAAGAGCTCTCAGAAACAAAAAAGTAAAAATAGCTTACAAAGAAGCTGTGAAAAATGTAGATAAAGCTATTTTAGCTGGATCAAAAGATCTAACAGCATTAGTTGTGAAAGCTCAAAAGAAATTGGATAAAGCTGCAAAACTAAATGTAATCAGCAAAAATACTGCTGGAAGAAAAGTAGCAAGATTGATGAGAAAAATGTCAAAAGTTAAGGTCGCAAAGTAA
- the holA gene encoding DNA polymerase III subunit delta, whose product MIIFIYGKDTFRSRKYLNQMIKGFKEKRDLEGFNTVKIDCEKTKEIGFIWNEVLTVPFLAEKKMIVLENFFAANQDKLFELFAEHLKKGFFDKESKNVVVIWDGLDTVKKKVAKNLMSLLVKQPYTRKFDVLKSNELGGWIAKEAQSRGGAINWSASNKLAKNSIDMWQASSLLDQLLDYKDGEEITDKDVDLFVAEKADDNIFNLIDSILNKNSKNAYAMIRQQYKKGENTLYIFAMLLRQCRILLEIKDFVERNGQVNSKSLAVTLKMHPYVAQKSLSTANNYSLDTLKNFYSELLDFDIKIKTGQVDQSLLLDVLVGKFAEG is encoded by the coding sequence ATGATAATTTTTATTTACGGCAAAGACACTTTTCGCAGTAGAAAATATTTGAATCAAATGATAAAAGGTTTCAAGGAGAAGCGTGATTTAGAAGGGTTCAATACTGTAAAAATAGATTGCGAGAAGACAAAAGAAATTGGGTTTATTTGGAACGAGGTTTTGACCGTTCCTTTTTTGGCGGAGAAAAAGATGATTGTGCTGGAAAATTTTTTTGCTGCAAATCAAGACAAACTCTTTGAATTATTTGCAGAACACCTAAAAAAAGGTTTTTTTGATAAAGAAAGTAAAAATGTTGTAGTGATTTGGGACGGCTTAGACACTGTAAAAAAGAAGGTTGCGAAGAATCTTATGTCTTTGCTAGTCAAACAGCCCTACACGCGCAAATTTGACGTCCTGAAGTCAAATGAGTTGGGAGGTTGGATAGCAAAAGAAGCTCAAAGCAGAGGTGGTGCTATAAATTGGAGTGCTTCAAACAAACTTGCAAAAAATTCCATAGATATGTGGCAAGCTAGTTCCCTACTCGACCAACTTTTGGATTACAAAGATGGTGAAGAGATCACAGACAAAGATGTAGATTTGTTTGTTGCAGAGAAGGCGGATGATAATATTTTCAATTTAATAGATAGTATTTTAAATAAAAATAGTAAAAATGCTTATGCAATGATTCGCCAACAATACAAAAAAGGCGAAAATACGCTTTATATTTTTGCTATGCTTTTGCGTCAATGTAGGATCTTGTTAGAAATCAAAGATTTTGTAGAAAGAAATGGACAAGTAAACAGCAAATCTCTTGCCGTCACTTTGAAGATGCATCCGTATGTGGCACAAAAATCTTTATCAACTGCGAATAATTATTCGCTAGATACTTTAAAAAATTTCTACTCAGAACTTTTGGATTTTGATATAAAAATAAAAACCGGCCAAGTTGACCAGTCTTTACTTTTAGATGTTTTAGTTGGAAAATTTGCAGAAGGATAA
- the polA gene encoding DNA polymerase I has translation MTNKKEKFVIIDGNAIIHRAYHALPPFTTKAGVQVNAVYGFASMLLKVLDTIKPEYLAVSFDVAKKTFRDDLYKEYKVKRVKTDQELYDQIPLVHEVVKAFDIPIYQKAGFEADDVIGTIAKDLSKKWDGQVIISSGDKDLLQLVDENIHVYLIRKGITDVVMFDEKAVKEKFGFAPEMMVDFKSLKGDPSDNIPGVKGIGDKGANELLSKIGNLEKIYEQIDSLEEKGIKPRTVKLLKADKEMAFLSKKLATIVTDVKGLNFKVKDAETQTIDLEEVVALFNGFGFNSLVKRASAMFGDEEKDLPTKSTEKEKREIVKVSVEDVEKIVSKLKKEKEFFCKEILGNEDVLGNKLIGFACGIKNENYFFDFRAFENDQKKTFYSLFSGDNLLFGHNLKQLTKILLVNRIEIKNKLFDLMIASYLTNSSTRAHDLKSIVARELGKEIKENVQTSLFDDGTEVVHEGVEYFFRLYEEYHKFLKEQKNDDLFHKIEMPLIKVLAQIELNGIFVDKEKLNKLAKQINAKLEKTTEKIHKLAGKDFNIASSVQLRDILFKDLALSTAGIKKGKTGYSTASSELNKLRSFHNIIPLIEEFRELSKLKNTYVDALPKIINKNTNRIHTDFNQAVTTTGRLSSSKPNLQNIPTRSEIGREIRTAFSTPSGFELVSADYSQIELRIVASLAKDKKMLEIFNEGKDIHTATAAAINGVSEDEVTKTMRSRAKEVNFGVLYGMGSYGLASRTGISNEQAKEFIKKYFEEFEGVKKYIDETLDSAKKLGYVETFFGRRRYIPELRASNFQVRNSGERMAVNMPIQGTAADMLKLAMIEIDKRLKKNFKLEDVKIVLQVHDELIFEVKSSLVNKVTKVVEEVMQTVQHFDHSTKMLAPLEIHTCHAKNWGELK, from the coding sequence ATGACTAATAAAAAAGAAAAATTTGTAATTATAGATGGGAATGCGATAATCCACAGAGCTTATCACGCGCTTCCTCCGTTTACTACCAAAGCTGGCGTGCAGGTGAACGCTGTGTATGGTTTTGCTTCTATGCTTTTGAAGGTTTTGGATACTATAAAACCAGAATATTTGGCTGTGAGTTTTGATGTTGCAAAAAAGACTTTTCGAGATGATCTGTACAAAGAATATAAGGTAAAGCGGGTAAAGACAGACCAAGAATTATATGATCAAATTCCACTTGTGCACGAAGTTGTGAAGGCTTTTGATATTCCAATTTATCAAAAAGCAGGTTTTGAGGCTGATGATGTGATAGGAACAATTGCAAAAGATTTAAGTAAAAAGTGGGATGGGCAGGTTATAATCTCAAGTGGCGATAAAGATTTATTGCAGTTGGTAGATGAAAATATCCATGTATATTTGATCCGCAAAGGAATAACAGATGTGGTAATGTTCGATGAAAAGGCTGTAAAAGAAAAATTTGGTTTTGCACCAGAAATGATGGTTGATTTTAAATCTTTAAAAGGCGATCCATCTGATAATATTCCAGGAGTAAAAGGAATTGGAGATAAAGGCGCAAATGAACTGCTTTCTAAAATTGGGAATTTGGAGAAAATTTATGAGCAAATAGATAGTTTGGAAGAAAAAGGAATAAAACCGCGAACTGTAAAACTGCTAAAAGCAGACAAGGAAATGGCTTTTTTGAGTAAAAAATTGGCAACAATTGTGACAGATGTAAAAGGTCTAAATTTCAAAGTAAAAGATGCCGAGACACAAACAATAGATTTGGAAGAAGTTGTGGCTTTGTTCAATGGTTTTGGATTTAATAGTTTGGTAAAACGCGCTTCTGCGATGTTTGGCGACGAGGAAAAAGATCTTCCAACAAAATCTACCGAAAAAGAAAAAAGAGAAATTGTAAAAGTTTCAGTAGAAGATGTAGAAAAAATAGTTTCAAAATTAAAAAAAGAAAAAGAATTTTTTTGTAAAGAAATTTTAGGAAATGAAGATGTTTTAGGAAATAAATTGATAGGATTTGCGTGTGGAATTAAAAATGAAAATTATTTTTTCGATTTTCGTGCTTTTGAAAATGATCAAAAGAAAACTTTTTATTCTTTGTTTTCTGGGGATAATTTGCTTTTTGGGCATAATCTAAAACAACTTACAAAAATTTTGTTAGTAAATAGAATTGAAATTAAAAACAAACTTTTTGATTTGATGATTGCTTCGTATTTAACAAATTCTAGCACCCGTGCTCACGATTTGAAAAGTATTGTTGCAAGAGAACTTGGAAAAGAAATAAAAGAAAATGTTCAAACGAGTTTGTTTGATGATGGTACAGAAGTCGTACATGAGGGGGTTGAATATTTTTTCAGACTTTACGAAGAATATCATAAATTTTTGAAAGAACAGAAAAATGATGATTTGTTTCATAAAATTGAAATGCCGTTGATAAAAGTTTTGGCGCAAATAGAACTAAATGGAATATTTGTTGATAAAGAAAAATTAAATAAATTGGCAAAACAAATAAACGCAAAATTGGAAAAAACAACTGAAAAAATACATAAATTGGCAGGAAAAGATTTTAATATTGCCTCGTCTGTTCAGCTTCGCGATATTTTGTTCAAAGATTTGGCTTTGTCAACCGCTGGAATTAAAAAAGGTAAAACTGGCTACTCCACTGCTTCTAGCGAATTGAATAAATTGCGAAGTTTTCACAACATAATTCCACTTATAGAGGAGTTTCGTGAATTGTCAAAATTGAAAAATACTTATGTAGATGCTTTGCCAAAAATTATAAATAAAAATACAAATAGAATTCATACAGATTTTAATCAAGCCGTGACAACAACCGGTAGACTTTCTAGCTCAAAACCAAATTTGCAGAATATTCCTACGCGTTCGGAAATTGGCAGAGAAATTCGTACGGCTTTTAGCACACCGAGTGGTTTTGAACTGGTTTCAGCCGACTATTCGCAGATTGAGCTTAGAATTGTGGCTTCGCTTGCAAAAGATAAAAAGATGTTGGAGATTTTTAACGAAGGAAAAGACATTCACACAGCAACTGCGGCAGCGATAAACGGTGTGTCAGAAGATGAGGTTACAAAAACAATGCGAAGTCGTGCCAAAGAGGTAAATTTTGGTGTTTTGTATGGAATGGGTTCATATGGTTTGGCGAGCAGAACAGGAATTTCCAACGAACAAGCAAAAGAATTTATAAAAAAATATTTTGAGGAATTTGAAGGTGTCAAAAAATATATAGACGAAACTTTGGATTCTGCAAAAAAACTTGGATATGTTGAAACTTTTTTTGGAAGACGCAGATATATTCCAGAATTGAGAGCATCAAATTTTCAGGTGAGAAACTCTGGTGAGCGAATGGCAGTAAATATGCCAATTCAGGGAACAGCAGCTGATATGCTCAAACTTGCGATGATAGAAATTGACAAAAGATTAAAGAAAAATTTTAAACTTGAAGATGTAAAAATAGTTTTGCAAGTTCACGACGAATTGATTTTTGAGGTAAAAAGCAGTTTGGTAAACAAAGTGACAAAAGTTGTAGAAGAGGTAATGCAAACTGTGCAACATTTTGATCACAGCACAAAAATGTTGGCACCACTCGAAATTCATACGTGCCATGCCAAAAATTGGGGTGAATTAAAATAA
- a CDS encoding PBP1A family penicillin-binding protein: protein MFTKFFSAPFKVKKYYSRLPEYKRREFRKKIGLTLLTVFVFCFFLGTILIAWANKDLPDPDKITDRNVDQSTKIYDRTGEHLLYEIFADKKRTIVELEDIPQDLINGAIATEDTKFYEHYGVRPLSILRAVVMGVFTERRIAGTSTLTQQLVKNAILTNERTYTRKLKEIILSLRLEQKYSKDQILKIYFNEIPYGSTNYGVESASQAYFGKHVTDLTLAESATLAGIPKAPSSYLNNTEMLKTRRNFVLQRMFDEGYISEEEKNSAQEEELLMEVRYSDIKSPHFVLYVKQKLVEKYGEQLVDTGGLRVLTTLDWEKQMIAENVVNDIGTRVLAEADADNTSLVVMDPKTGQILAMIGSKDFNNDDIDGKFNVATLGKRQPGSSFKPIIYAAAFEMGYTPETIIFDVLTNFAVSGRSYMPRNYDLQERGPVTMRQALQGSLNIPAVKTLYLVGAKKGVEFAERLGYTTLSSGDFGLSLVLGGGEVKLLEHVSAYSVFANGGTKVESVSILKVIDNRGEILEEWKRKRPQRVLETWVTNTISSVLSDNYARAYAFGLNSILNIPGRQVAAKTGTTNGYVDAWTIGYTPSLVAGVWAGNTDNTPMKRGYGGSRVAGPIWNAFMSQALEGSPLEYFPGAPANTATKPILRGSKGGSVTLMINRATGRIATSSTPVDNIIERTYIPPHSILHYLVKSNPRGQGPTNPANDYQYNIWEASIKDWIKRKQEANPDWEVSFEDPPADFDSDESLGMAPTIEVIFPSTSSTLGSRQIDTDIRFSSPRGIAKVTYQLNGNYVGVIKTHPFNLNYYATDLQDGSHTLTITAEDDLGNRRIEEITFELIAGVEPPSVTWVGNNIIINKNDFPYTFFLTPFKIDQIESVIIQEDVDGIRTVLEEITDFSNLFDGKITFTLSKILAKGDHVFIAEVKLKKGIPGKGDLINVKIGK, encoded by the coding sequence ATGTTTACTAAGTTTTTTTCTGCGCCATTCAAGGTAAAAAAATATTATTCTAGACTTCCAGAGTATAAACGCCGTGAATTTAGAAAGAAGATTGGACTAACATTGCTAACAGTCTTTGTTTTTTGTTTTTTTCTTGGGACTATTTTAATAGCTTGGGCAAACAAAGATTTGCCAGATCCAGATAAGATTACAGATAGAAATGTGGATCAAAGTACAAAAATTTATGATAGAACAGGCGAACATTTGCTTTATGAGATTTTTGCAGACAAAAAGAGAACAATTGTAGAATTGGAAGATATTCCACAAGATTTAATAAATGGTGCAATTGCCACAGAAGATACAAAATTTTATGAACATTATGGAGTTCGTCCTCTGAGTATTTTGCGTGCTGTGGTGATGGGGGTATTTACCGAGAGAAGAATTGCTGGAACATCTACTTTGACTCAGCAATTGGTAAAAAATGCAATTTTGACCAACGAGAGGACTTATACTAGAAAACTGAAAGAAATAATATTATCTCTTCGTTTGGAGCAGAAATATAGTAAAGATCAGATTTTAAAAATTTATTTCAATGAAATTCCTTATGGCTCTACAAACTACGGTGTAGAGTCAGCTTCTCAGGCTTATTTTGGAAAACATGTAACAGATTTAACTTTGGCAGAATCTGCGACTTTGGCCGGTATACCAAAAGCTCCTTCGTCTTATTTGAATAATACAGAAATGCTTAAAACACGCCGTAATTTTGTATTGCAGAGAATGTTCGACGAGGGTTATATTTCTGAAGAAGAAAAGAATTCTGCTCAAGAGGAAGAATTGCTTATGGAAGTTCGTTATAGTGACATAAAATCACCTCATTTTGTACTTTATGTGAAGCAAAAGCTAGTAGAAAAATATGGGGAACAACTTGTGGACACGGGTGGTTTGAGGGTTTTAACAACACTCGACTGGGAAAAGCAAATGATTGCTGAGAATGTTGTAAATGATATCGGGACAAGAGTTTTGGCAGAAGCCGATGCGGACAATACTTCGCTTGTAGTGATGGATCCAAAAACTGGTCAAATTTTGGCGATGATTGGTTCCAAAGATTTTAATAATGACGATATCGATGGAAAATTTAATGTAGCTACACTTGGAAAGCGTCAGCCTGGTTCGTCGTTTAAGCCTATTATTTATGCCGCAGCTTTTGAGATGGGCTATACTCCAGAGACAATTATTTTTGATGTACTTACAAATTTTGCCGTGAGTGGTAGATCTTATATGCCTAGAAATTATGACTTGCAAGAACGCGGACCTGTGACTATGCGTCAGGCTTTGCAGGGCTCATTAAATATTCCAGCGGTAAAGACTTTATATTTGGTTGGTGCAAAAAAGGGTGTTGAGTTTGCAGAGCGTCTAGGATATACGACTCTTTCTTCTGGAGATTTTGGACTTAGTTTGGTTTTAGGAGGGGGGGAGGTAAAATTGTTGGAACATGTTTCTGCTTATTCTGTATTTGCAAATGGTGGAACTAAAGTAGAATCTGTCTCAATTTTGAAAGTAATAGATAATAGAGGAGAGATTTTAGAAGAGTGGAAAAGAAAGCGACCACAAAGAGTTTTAGAAACCTGGGTGACCAATACAATTTCTAGTGTTTTAAGTGATAATTATGCTCGCGCTTATGCGTTTGGATTGAATAGTATTTTGAATATTCCTGGGAGGCAGGTGGCAGCAAAGACAGGAACGACAAATGGCTATGTTGATGCTTGGACAATTGGGTATACACCAAGTTTGGTTGCAGGAGTTTGGGCTGGAAATACAGACAATACTCCAATGAAAAGAGGTTATGGCGGAAGTCGTGTTGCTGGTCCAATTTGGAATGCATTTATGAGTCAAGCTTTGGAAGGATCTCCTTTGGAATATTTCCCTGGAGCGCCAGCAAATACTGCTACAAAACCTATTTTAAGAGGGTCTAAAGGTGGGAGTGTGACACTGATGATAAACAGGGCAACAGGTAGAATTGCAACAAGCTCAACGCCAGTAGATAATATAATTGAGCGAACTTATATTCCACCGCATTCTATTTTGCATTATCTGGTAAAAAGTAATCCACGTGGGCAGGGCCCAACAAATCCAGCAAATGATTATCAATATAATATTTGGGAAGCATCGATTAAAGATTGGATAAAAAGAAAACAAGAAGCAAATCCAGATTGGGAGGTGAGTTTTGAAGATCCTCCAGCAGATTTTGATTCAGATGAATCACTTGGAATGGCACCAACAATTGAAGTGATTTTTCCTTCGACAAGCTCAACTTTGGGCTCTAGACAGATTGATACAGATATTCGTTTTAGCTCGCCAAGAGGAATTGCAAAAGTGACATATCAACTAAACGGAAATTATGTTGGAGTGATAAAAACTCATCCGTTCAATTTGAATTATTATGCTACCGATTTGCAAGACGGTTCACATACTTTGACAATTACAGCAGAAGACGATTTGGGAAATAGACGAATTGAAGAGATAACTTTTGAATTGATAGCTGGGGTTGAACCACCGAGCGTCACTTGGGTTGGAAATAATATTATTATTAATAAAAATGATTTTCCTTATACTTTCTTTTTGACACCATTTAAAATTGATCAAATTGAATCTGTTATAATCCAAGAAGATGTAGATGGAATAAGAACTGTTTTGGAAGAAATAACAGATTTTTCCAATTTGTTCGATGGGAAAATTACTTTTACTTTAAGTAAGATTTTGGCAAAAGGAGACCATGTGTTTATAGCAGAGGTAAAACTCAAAAAAGGAATTCCTGGGAAGGGAGACTTAATAAATGTGAAGATTGGGAAATGA
- a CDS encoding 3D domain-containing protein, whose product MKNFIKTIKYRNFFNGTLVFIIASSLIVSNNYPQVVRAESNFMITDPITFTLQKNETIAQKLPKSNDREAIKTMWVVITAYSSTVDQTDSTPCHTANNFDLCTYYDEYSDYNSIAGNGFMFNTEVRMPEIFGDKVFVVRDRMNKRYTYGRMDIWLPTRAEAIEFGVKRVKMEIYN is encoded by the coding sequence ATGAAAAATTTTATTAAAACAATTAAATACAGAAATTTCTTCAACGGAACACTGGTTTTTATTATTGCTTCTAGTTTGATAGTAAGTAATAACTACCCACAGGTAGTAAGAGCTGAATCTAATTTTATGATTACAGACCCTATTACTTTTACACTTCAGAAGAATGAAACTATAGCACAAAAACTTCCTAAAAGCAACGACAGAGAAGCTATTAAAACTATGTGGGTGGTTATTACTGCTTATTCTAGTACTGTCGATCAAACAGACAGCACACCATGTCACACCGCAAACAACTTTGACTTGTGTACTTATTACGATGAATACAGCGATTACAACTCTATTGCTGGCAACGGATTTATGTTTAATACAGAGGTTCGTATGCCAGAGATCTTTGGTGACAAAGTATTTGTAGTTCGTGACCGTATGAACAAGAGGTATACTTACGGTCGTATGGATATATGGTTACCTACACGCGCCGAAGCTATTGAGTTTGGTGTAAAGCGTGTAAAAATGGAAATCTACAATTAA
- the dnaN gene encoding DNA polymerase III subunit beta, with product MKFTCTRENLLSVLHQVSGIANKHTNLPILNNVLIQVGGSKVELVSTNLEIAIKTNLRAKIENEGSFTVPAKTLTDFINLLPEEQIHISLEENELIVKCGSSKTKIKGVEADDYPVIPEIEEKNGYVLSAEGFKDSLAKVVVAVAKNEIRQELSGVYFGFFNPSFKGLTLAGTDSYRLAEKKIEISQGDESFECIVPSKSVQELVRLIGTLKGEQAENNVRLWVSENQISVRFANFEMSSRLVGGKYPDYTQIIPKEFKTGATVSNGSLVKKIKAASLFTTLGVNAVNFKIGDGEMTVSSTSTQTGEHSSSLDAKVVGDGNEILLNHRYVLDGLQQISGSEVILNINTSDTPCLLKPKNDNSYIYIVMPIRQ from the coding sequence ATGAAATTCACATGTACAAGAGAAAACCTATTAAGCGTATTACACCAAGTAAGCGGAATAGCAAATAAACATACAAATTTACCAATACTAAATAATGTATTGATTCAGGTAGGTGGCTCTAAAGTTGAACTTGTGAGTACAAATTTGGAAATTGCAATAAAAACAAACCTAAGAGCTAAAATAGAAAACGAAGGAAGTTTTACAGTTCCAGCAAAAACATTGACTGATTTTATAAATCTTTTACCAGAAGAACAAATTCATATTTCTTTAGAAGAAAATGAACTTATCGTAAAATGTGGAAGTTCCAAAACAAAAATAAAAGGTGTAGAAGCAGATGACTATCCCGTTATTCCAGAAATAGAAGAAAAAAATGGATATGTACTTTCGGCAGAAGGTTTTAAAGATTCGTTGGCAAAAGTTGTTGTAGCTGTGGCAAAAAATGAAATAAGACAAGAATTATCTGGAGTTTATTTTGGATTTTTCAATCCAAGTTTTAAAGGTCTAACTTTGGCTGGAACAGATTCATACAGATTGGCTGAAAAGAAAATAGAAATTTCGCAAGGAGACGAAAGTTTTGAATGTATTGTTCCTTCAAAAAGTGTTCAAGAATTGGTTCGATTGATAGGTACTTTAAAAGGTGAGCAAGCTGAAAATAATGTGCGTTTGTGGGTAAGTGAAAACCAGATTTCTGTAAGATTTGCGAATTTTGAAATGTCTTCTAGGCTTGTGGGTGGTAAGTATCCAGATTATACACAGATTATCCCCAAGGAATTTAAAACTGGTGCGACTGTTTCAAACGGATCTTTGGTAAAAAAGATAAAAGCTGCAAGTTTATTTACAACTTTGGGAGTAAACGCAGTGAATTTTAAAATTGGCGACGGAGAAATGACTGTTTCTTCTACAAGTACACAAACCGGAGAACACTCTTCTAGTTTAGATGCAAAAGTTGTTGGTGATGGAAATGAAATTTTATTGAATCATAGATATGTTTTGGACGGATTGCAACAAATCTCTGGAAGTGAAGTTATTTTAAATATAAATACTAGCGATACACCTTGTTTGCTCAAACCAAAAAATGACAATAGTTATATTTATATTGTGATGCCTATTAGGCAATAA